In Desulfosediminicola ganghwensis, a single window of DNA contains:
- a CDS encoding 4Fe-4S binding protein, translated as MKKSVFFLLPSTRRFFRVGRRTMNFSLKNLLNGYIYGRWIYHYIGFGTREHSFTRRFPTLTSFLFKIFNPSNKSTADNEPVTFADTYHGKVICLDEAKKIVTLNKKIDIQDLEQVIPYKLARSIILENPLHLAVLDCPCRLVRQKHCKPVDVCIIAGEVFTSFVLEHHPDKSRKISVEEAVEISEAEHRRGHVHHAFFKSDLFGRFYAICNCCGCCCGALQAWQRGTPMLASSGYVCKADQSLCTGCGVCVRFCQFGALSLEDGRIVIDEERCLGCGVCVSKCKENARWLELDPSRGTPLDLDALTN; from the coding sequence ATGAAAAAATCCGTTTTTTTTCTCTTACCTTCCACCAGAAGGTTTTTCCGGGTGGGACGTCGCACCATGAATTTTTCCTTAAAGAACCTGTTAAATGGTTATATTTACGGGCGCTGGATCTACCATTACATAGGCTTTGGCACCCGGGAACATAGCTTTACCCGCAGGTTTCCGACGCTGACCAGCTTTCTCTTCAAAATATTCAACCCTTCCAACAAATCCACTGCAGACAATGAACCCGTCACTTTTGCCGACACCTACCACGGCAAAGTCATCTGCCTTGACGAGGCAAAAAAAATCGTCACTTTAAACAAAAAAATCGACATCCAGGATCTGGAACAGGTCATCCCCTACAAACTTGCCCGCTCAATAATTCTCGAAAACCCGTTGCACCTGGCAGTGCTCGACTGCCCTTGCCGCCTGGTCCGTCAAAAGCACTGTAAACCTGTTGATGTCTGTATCATTGCCGGAGAAGTCTTCACCAGCTTTGTACTTGAGCACCATCCTGACAAGAGCAGAAAAATCAGTGTTGAAGAAGCAGTGGAAATTTCAGAGGCTGAACACAGGCGCGGTCATGTTCACCATGCATTTTTCAAGTCTGACCTGTTTGGCCGTTTCTATGCAATCTGTAACTGCTGCGGTTGTTGTTGCGGCGCCTTGCAAGCCTGGCAGAGAGGTACTCCCATGCTGGCCTCCTCCGGTTACGTTTGCAAGGCCGACCAGAGTCTCTGCACCGGTTGTGGAGTCTGTGTCAGATTTTGCCAGTTCGGCGCACTTTCACTCGAAGATGGCCGTATCGTGATTGATGAAGAACGCTGCCTGGGATGCGGGGTCTGTGTCAGCAAGTGTAAGGAAAACGCCCGTTGGCTGGAGCTGGACCCGTCACGGGGAACCCCGCTTGATCTTGATGCGCTCACAAATTGA
- a CDS encoding double-cubane-cluster-containing anaerobic reductase yields the protein MEEMIPLFEDEYAGQPAPKRVLAYMQKKQENDQPIVGTYCAYAPIEIMQAMGLTPAILCAFAKATIASAETVLPANLCPLIKSSYGFIQEGSCPFFSMAGAVVAETTCDGKKKMFELAAEVKPLHVMDLPQLPDEVEAKENWTRMIRKLQGFLEETFNRTATDLQIEESIKKSNKRNQLMRKIFDYAAIHPPVINWQEMFDISFMALPYDVDDAVPVLEGIIERLERRVAEGVHYGSQNSPRVLVTGSPVGGDALKIYKIIEQCGGVVVTPDCCTGLKLFAKDFEEDMADPAEALAKRYLQIPCSCMTPNEGRLEALSEMIEHFKPDAVIDFVLTACHSYNVESYKVGQYISEKHDMPFLKIETDYSDNDEGQIRTKVQALFEIID from the coding sequence ATGGAAGAGATGATTCCGCTGTTTGAGGATGAATATGCAGGTCAACCGGCTCCAAAGAGAGTGTTGGCATATATGCAGAAAAAGCAGGAGAACGACCAACCCATCGTCGGCACCTACTGTGCGTACGCTCCGATCGAGATAATGCAGGCCATGGGGCTTACGCCGGCTATTCTCTGCGCCTTTGCCAAAGCAACAATTGCCAGCGCAGAGACTGTTTTGCCGGCGAATCTCTGTCCTTTGATCAAGTCGAGCTATGGCTTCATTCAGGAAGGAAGTTGCCCATTTTTCTCTATGGCCGGTGCGGTTGTCGCTGAAACCACATGTGATGGCAAAAAGAAAATGTTTGAGCTGGCGGCAGAAGTTAAGCCGCTCCATGTGATGGATTTACCGCAGTTGCCGGACGAGGTTGAAGCCAAAGAGAATTGGACCAGAATGATTCGAAAACTGCAGGGTTTTCTGGAGGAGACGTTTAACCGCACGGCTACCGATCTGCAGATCGAAGAGAGCATTAAAAAGAGTAACAAACGAAATCAGCTGATGCGGAAAATCTTTGACTACGCAGCGATCCATCCGCCAGTTATCAATTGGCAGGAGATGTTTGATATCAGTTTTATGGCCCTGCCGTATGATGTTGATGATGCCGTTCCGGTACTGGAGGGGATTATCGAGCGGTTGGAACGGCGTGTAGCCGAAGGGGTTCACTACGGCAGCCAAAACTCACCAAGGGTACTGGTGACAGGCAGCCCGGTTGGTGGAGATGCTTTGAAAATCTACAAGATTATCGAGCAGTGTGGCGGCGTGGTTGTCACTCCGGATTGCTGTACCGGCCTCAAACTTTTTGCGAAGGACTTCGAAGAAGATATGGCGGACCCCGCCGAGGCGCTTGCGAAAAGGTATTTGCAGATTCCATGTTCCTGTATGACACCCAATGAGGGACGTCTGGAGGCGCTCAGTGAAATGATCGAACATTTCAAGCCTGACGCAGTGATCGACTTTGTGCTCACCGCCTGTCATTCTTACAACGTCGAGTCCTATAAGGTCGGCCAGTATATCAGCGAGAAGCACGACATGCCGTTTTTGAAAATTGAGACAGACTACTCCGATAATGATGAGGGCCAGATCCGTACCAAGGTCCAGGCTTTATTTGAGATAATCGACTGA
- a CDS encoding J domain-containing protein: MPKNYYIILGVPEDSTQADIKNAYRKLAKEFHPDHHGNNQSRFQIIHEAYRVLSDPTLRRNYDKILKGRIQVEQHRRAGSSSLGKDDMVEPLIPEERTAESTIRAVDRSIHHYGFLFDSLFDRMLTDFTESTMAEGVRLKSMTVEVLLTREQAAKGGNVHIRVPVRLRCPSCRSQTGTGFHNCWRCSGAGYLTGEKTVLVNYPAGLQSQHTMYISIGPDGRRLEVIFSIQ, encoded by the coding sequence ATGCCTAAAAATTATTATATTATTCTTGGCGTCCCAGAGGATTCAACTCAAGCAGATATCAAAAATGCCTATCGCAAACTCGCAAAAGAATTTCATCCTGATCACCACGGGAACAACCAGTCCCGATTCCAGATAATACATGAGGCGTACAGGGTCCTGAGTGACCCCACCTTGCGCCGTAATTATGATAAGATACTTAAGGGCAGGATTCAGGTTGAACAGCATCGGCGCGCTGGATCTTCGTCACTGGGCAAAGATGATATGGTTGAGCCCCTGATTCCGGAAGAGCGGACTGCCGAGAGTACGATAAGAGCCGTGGACAGATCTATACACCACTATGGCTTTCTCTTTGACAGCCTGTTTGACAGGATGCTGACAGATTTCACCGAATCGACCATGGCAGAGGGTGTTCGCCTGAAGAGTATGACCGTCGAAGTCCTTCTCACCAGAGAACAGGCTGCCAAAGGTGGTAATGTTCATATCAGGGTTCCTGTCCGTTTGCGCTGCCCAAGTTGCCGGAGTCAAACCGGGACCGGTTTTCACAACTGCTGGCGCTGCAGTGGAGCGGGATATCTGACGGGGGAGAAAACTGTTCTGGTCAATTACCCGGCAGGATTGCAGTCTCAGCATACCATGTACATCTCAATTGGCCCTGATGGGCGCAGGCTGGAGGTGATTTTTTCCATCCAGTAA
- a CDS encoding dissimilatory sulfite reductase D family protein, whose protein sequence is MALSVEELKDAIEKKATTSPKPQLYIKDFYKCDPDAKPRVIKNVANEMVREGRLVFWSSGSTTMYGIPSRIQREEG, encoded by the coding sequence ATGGCACTATCCGTGGAAGAGTTGAAAGATGCGATTGAGAAAAAAGCAACGACTTCTCCCAAACCGCAACTGTACATCAAGGATTTTTATAAATGTGACCCGGACGCCAAGCCACGAGTCATAAAGAACGTGGCAAATGAAATGGTGCGTGAGGGTCGACTGGTGTTCTGGTCATCAGGCTCGACCACCATGTACGGTATCCCATCGAGAATCCAAAGAGAAGAGGGTTAG
- a CDS encoding radical SAM/SPASM family putative metalloenzyme maturase codes for MTKTEKEKVFGLMENRLSCNPEKVYAELTTRCNLQCEMCVKYMEGSSIVEDDMSLATFSRLLPALAHADALVLNGIGEPLLHPALPEIVEMAAKAMKADSSIGFQSNGLLLDESRGRELVSAGLGTICLSVDNFSEPGDGIGNACGTNGGKEHSFISVQRGLKNLEAVRKYAKTGFRIGLEIVLTRGNYRQLPKFIRWGAENGVDYIITTNLILYDGQSEQASLFNPSFQGAIALFERYKTRAKEQGVELEKAFANYRRFAGTRSTATEMKILTQLQKEAREHDVRLNLEGLFHYSGISLKEVEQYCKEAFSIAQQHGIELVLPPLQAQDQRSCPFIEEKTACINVRGDVMPCHFLWHNYSCRVSQEEIQVRERIMGNINNMNLTEIWQRGEFRQFRQEAGEYEYTPCWSCSMAPCVNLINENASGANDCFGSQVPCGHCQWSLGGIRCL; via the coding sequence GTGACAAAAACGGAAAAGGAAAAAGTGTTTGGTTTGATGGAAAATAGATTGAGTTGCAATCCAGAGAAGGTTTACGCAGAGCTTACCACGCGCTGCAATCTGCAATGTGAGATGTGTGTTAAATATATGGAGGGCAGCAGCATCGTTGAAGATGATATGTCTCTTGCTACCTTCAGCAGGCTGCTTCCGGCTCTCGCTCACGCAGACGCTCTTGTCCTGAATGGCATAGGGGAGCCGTTGTTGCATCCTGCCCTTCCTGAAATTGTTGAAATGGCGGCGAAAGCGATGAAAGCAGACTCTTCCATCGGCTTCCAGAGTAATGGTCTGCTTCTCGATGAGTCACGTGGCCGGGAACTTGTTTCGGCCGGGTTGGGAACTATATGTCTTTCTGTGGATAATTTTTCTGAACCTGGAGATGGTATCGGTAATGCGTGCGGGACCAACGGGGGTAAGGAACACTCGTTTATCTCTGTTCAGCGTGGCTTGAAAAATCTGGAGGCTGTACGAAAATACGCGAAAACAGGCTTTCGCATCGGGCTTGAAATCGTATTGACCAGGGGAAACTACCGGCAGCTGCCAAAGTTCATTCGTTGGGGGGCAGAGAACGGGGTGGATTATATTATTACCACCAACCTTATTCTCTACGATGGCCAAAGTGAGCAGGCAAGTCTGTTCAATCCCAGTTTCCAAGGGGCCATTGCGCTTTTTGAGCGTTATAAAACCAGGGCGAAAGAGCAGGGTGTAGAGTTGGAAAAGGCCTTTGCCAATTACCGCAGGTTCGCGGGAACACGGTCCACTGCAACAGAGATGAAAATCCTTACACAACTGCAAAAGGAAGCCAGGGAACACGATGTCCGGCTGAACCTGGAAGGATTGTTTCACTATTCCGGCATATCGCTCAAGGAGGTTGAGCAATACTGTAAAGAGGCTTTCAGTATCGCTCAACAACATGGGATAGAACTTGTGTTGCCTCCATTGCAGGCCCAGGATCAGCGCAGCTGTCCCTTTATTGAAGAGAAAACTGCCTGTATAAATGTCAGAGGCGATGTGATGCCTTGCCACTTTCTCTGGCATAATTATTCGTGCCGGGTTTCGCAGGAAGAGATTCAGGTCCGGGAGCGAATCATGGGCAACATAAACAACATGAATCTGACGGAGATCTGGCAGCGGGGTGAATTTCGGCAATTTCGGCAAGAGGCTGGAGAATATGAGTACACCCCGTGCTGGAGCTGTTCCATGGCACCATGTGTGAATCTCATAAACGAAAATGCCAGCGGGGCCAATGACTGTTTCGGTAGCCAGGTTCCCTGTGGTCATTGTCAATGGAGCCTGGGAGGGATACGTTGTCTGTAG
- a CDS encoding TOBE domain-containing protein: MKVAIKDQRSYLDAEQLHTLETRFREWAKAPKRDDVRLSRQRILIIFLLIRYTGAKLSEVLSLTPANDIDFANHQISFKGDRADGSLSSRKVHISEQFAIELQEVLDLPEFAPLLNSLDVDPAFIRRKFYERAHECGFDKQLAGPEMIRGARAAELMRGNLPMPAVQEMLGQSTPNLTSAYVTFTPDEIDRLTRVYIEREANRKTSARNSFFGKIQAIRKGEIQATITLATLSGNTITTMITTNSLENLGLSEGQLITAEVKAPWVILQNSSERPGSSADNVLNGVIQTINSGKVSSEYVVKLADGTTLCAVISSESGRALRLKAGDEVWALFNCYGVILHLDG; the protein is encoded by the coding sequence GTGAAAGTTGCAATTAAAGATCAGCGCAGTTATCTGGATGCAGAACAGCTGCACACCCTGGAAACACGCTTTCGCGAGTGGGCCAAAGCGCCAAAGCGAGACGATGTTCGTCTCTCCCGCCAGCGCATTCTCATTATCTTCCTGCTTATCCGTTATACCGGTGCAAAGCTGAGCGAGGTACTGTCACTCACTCCGGCAAATGATATCGATTTTGCCAATCATCAGATCAGCTTCAAGGGAGACAGGGCAGATGGTTCGCTTTCCAGCAGAAAGGTCCATATCTCTGAACAATTTGCCATTGAGCTGCAGGAGGTGCTCGACCTCCCGGAGTTTGCTCCTCTACTGAATTCCCTGGATGTAGACCCCGCCTTTATCCGCAGAAAATTTTACGAGCGGGCCCATGAATGCGGCTTCGACAAGCAGCTTGCCGGACCGGAGATGATACGTGGAGCCCGTGCAGCAGAGTTGATGCGCGGCAACCTGCCAATGCCGGCAGTACAGGAGATGCTCGGTCAGTCAACACCAAATCTCACCTCGGCCTATGTCACATTCACACCTGACGAGATCGATCGGTTAACACGGGTATACATTGAGCGTGAAGCAAACAGGAAGACAAGTGCCAGAAATTCCTTTTTCGGCAAAATACAAGCCATCCGCAAAGGTGAAATTCAGGCAACCATTACCCTTGCAACCCTCAGTGGCAACACCATCACTACCATGATCACCACTAACAGTCTGGAAAATCTTGGTCTGAGCGAAGGGCAACTCATAACGGCGGAAGTCAAGGCACCCTGGGTTATTCTGCAAAATTCATCCGAGCGGCCTGGCAGCAGCGCTGACAATGTGCTGAATGGCGTAATTCAAACCATCAACAGTGGTAAAGTGAGCAGTGAATATGTGGTGAAACTTGCCGACGGCACGACACTCTGCGCCGTCATCTCAAGCGAGAGCGGCCGGGCTCTCCGCCTGAAAGCGGGTGATGAGGTGTGGGCACTGTTCAACTGCTATGGTGTCATCCTGCATCTGGACGGATAA
- a CDS encoding sulfite exporter TauE/SafE family protein, giving the protein MFFPISGVEVSLWVPPLVAFVISFFTSMGGISGAFLLLPYQMTFLGYTAPSVSATNQLFNIVAIPSGVYRYCKEGRMVWPLTWIIILGTLPGVFIGAVVRVLYLPDPRYFKLFAACVLIYIGIRMVKSLMQMRRERASKVAARENVAKDTEIIGSQVRVTHLSWTRMCYSFNETGFEVSIISLFMLSLVVGVVGGIYGIGGGSIITPFLVTFFGLPVHTVAGAALMGTFVTSVAGVIFYQAIAPFFPETAVSPDWALGLLFGLGGMLGIYFGARCQKYVSATHIKLMLAVVIIFTAVKYIADFILS; this is encoded by the coding sequence ATGTTTTTCCCCATTTCCGGAGTTGAGGTTTCTTTATGGGTTCCCCCACTGGTGGCCTTTGTTATCTCCTTTTTCACTTCGATGGGAGGTATCTCCGGAGCGTTTCTGCTCTTGCCATACCAAATGACATTTCTTGGATATACAGCTCCTTCCGTGAGCGCCACCAACCAATTGTTTAACATTGTAGCCATCCCCAGCGGCGTCTACCGTTATTGCAAGGAGGGCCGAATGGTCTGGCCGCTGACCTGGATCATCATCCTCGGTACCTTACCTGGCGTATTCATTGGCGCTGTAGTCAGGGTTCTCTATCTGCCGGACCCCAGATATTTCAAACTTTTTGCCGCCTGCGTGCTGATCTACATAGGTATCAGGATGGTAAAAAGCCTGATGCAAATGCGACGGGAACGGGCCTCAAAAGTTGCGGCCCGGGAGAATGTTGCCAAAGATACCGAGATCATCGGCTCCCAGGTTCGGGTTACGCACCTGAGCTGGACTCGCATGTGCTATTCCTTCAATGAGACCGGGTTTGAGGTCTCAATCATATCACTTTTCATGCTCAGTCTCGTGGTCGGGGTGGTTGGCGGCATCTATGGTATAGGTGGCGGCTCAATTATTACCCCATTTCTGGTCACGTTCTTTGGGCTCCCGGTCCATACCGTGGCAGGTGCCGCTCTCATGGGAACGTTCGTCACCTCAGTGGCCGGAGTCATTTTTTACCAGGCCATTGCTCCATTTTTCCCTGAAACTGCTGTTTCTCCGGATTGGGCCTTAGGGCTGCTCTTCGGCCTGGGCGGAATGTTGGGCATTTACTTCGGGGCCCGCTGTCAGAAGTATGTCTCCGCCACACACATCAAGCTTATGCTCGCTGTGGTAATCATATTTACAGCCGTAAAATATATCGCTGACTTCATATTATCGTGA
- a CDS encoding acyl-CoA dehydratase activase, which translates to MGQHFAGIDIGSRTIELVIVDKAGTIIENFQRDTGYNPMSEVDSLLSQVSYDAIMATGYGRNLFELSIEARTVTEIKAHARGAMATFPGVRTVLDIGGQDSKVISLSETGRVSRFEMNDRCAAGTGKFLEIMAKSLGYRIEDFGNEALAAKKDITISSMCTVFAESEVTSLIGRGEDCREIALGLHDSVVRRVSGMIRRVSATDAGELVFTGGVARNPCIRMLLERTLDREIQVAEDPQLIGAYGAALLALESALQ; encoded by the coding sequence ATGGGTCAACATTTTGCAGGAATAGATATTGGTTCACGGACCATCGAACTGGTGATAGTCGATAAGGCCGGCACCATAATTGAGAACTTCCAGCGGGACACCGGTTACAACCCCATGAGTGAAGTGGATAGCCTGTTGTCGCAGGTGTCCTATGATGCGATCATGGCCACCGGGTATGGGCGAAATTTGTTTGAACTATCAATCGAAGCCCGGACAGTAACCGAAATCAAGGCGCATGCACGAGGCGCAATGGCCACTTTCCCTGGAGTCCGGACGGTGCTGGATATTGGCGGTCAGGACAGTAAAGTCATCTCTCTGTCTGAGACAGGACGAGTGAGCAGGTTTGAGATGAATGACAGATGTGCGGCGGGAACCGGGAAATTTTTGGAGATCATGGCCAAATCTCTGGGATACCGCATAGAGGATTTCGGAAACGAGGCCCTGGCTGCAAAAAAAGATATCACAATCTCTTCCATGTGTACGGTGTTTGCCGAAAGTGAAGTAACCAGCCTCATAGGCCGGGGCGAAGATTGCAGGGAGATAGCCTTGGGCTTGCACGACAGCGTGGTGCGGCGAGTCAGTGGCATGATTCGAAGAGTCTCGGCAACAGATGCGGGAGAGCTGGTCTTTACCGGCGGTGTGGCCAGGAACCCGTGCATCAGGATGTTGCTTGAGAGAACCCTTGACAGGGAAATACAGGTAGCTGAAGACCCGCAATTAATTGGCGCCTACGGCGCGGCTTTGCTGGCGCTGGAGAGTGCGCTCCAGTAA